A window from Drosophila subobscura isolate 14011-0131.10 chromosome O, UCBerk_Dsub_1.0, whole genome shotgun sequence encodes these proteins:
- the LOC117897158 gene encoding LOW QUALITY PROTEIN: tensin (The sequence of the model RefSeq protein was modified relative to this genomic sequence to represent the inferred CDS: deleted 1 base in 1 codon) has translation MRSPYEDSAAVSTDHKYQYSSANHNNNNYYKNYNVNGNGNGNGSLNGNGNGNGIPYHARENSLPFSYGMAKTSTPLRKTPTPTRADSFLDFDFGSHKNSSNTNNNNTNDMIKPQPRLTSPLLVRKTLGNGTNGTSNAASSAASTNTIANTYHYRSGSTTPTPLRDDFEQLLRERRDKVFSEYRERDGRERVPPTPPQRHYYPSPNGQGNGYNGNGYRSSNSNGQASKYNYDFEFNLHLDDMNTERSSLPAPAPYHTRTIQFEDQRREHRHELGGGPSDQDVPDGVVNRRLASTAVERNYHTINSMERPPLEATYKRQLEPQLQLGAVYGQSNLETLTRTRREVSTATGRSTSPLPSTSTSPSSPIYATSTKRVNNPNTNGFGYGQTTPSPTSRPETPAFPVTPRTPFGGTVGTTLTQLGAESIYQTAPRQHSPQELPLSPMEVAADSVRFARSSAKFWYKASLSREDAIALLASAQPGTFLVRDSTTYKNAYGLVVRVAQPPAGSQELVRHFLIEPTREGVRLKGCENEPVFTSLSALVFEHSINRLALPCLLRLPEEDIVPGLVATPAQQHLLTHGAATNVLWLYSCDTESLTGNEAIRKAIRLMYAQQKLPEPTEVHFKVTSQGITLTDNTRKKFFRKHYTADVISHCAIDPESRMWTGEGQTEKKTIFAFVARRSHSSKDNQCHVFCDLSVSQPAAAIVSFANRTLPTEKLRNYVL, from the exons ATGCGGTCGCCGTACGAAGATAGTGCTGCCGTGTCGACGGACCACAAATACCAATACAGCAGCGccaatcataataataataattactaTAAAAACTATAATGtgaacggcaatggcaatgggaatggaagtttgaatggaaatggaaatggaaatggcataCCTTATCACGCGCGCGAGAACTCTCTGCCGTTCAGCTATGGAATGGCCAAAACATCGACCCCTTTGCGCAAAACTCCGACACCGACGCGAGCGGATAGTTTCCTAGACTTTGATTTcggcagccataaaaatagCAGTAATACCAATAACAATAATACCAATGATATGATAAAGCCCCAGCCTCGTCTGACGAGCCCTTTGCTGGTTCGCAAAACACTTGGAAACGGAACGAATGGTACATCAAACGCGGCCTCGTCGGCGGCGAGCACCAACACCATTGCCAATACGTACCAC TACAGGTCGGGGAGCACGACGCCAACGCCATTGAGGGATGActtcgagcagctgctgcgggaGAGGCGCGATAAGGTGTTCAGCGAGTATCGTGAAAGGGACGGCAGGGAGAGAGTGCCGCCCACACCGCCGCAACGCCACTATTACCCCAGCCCCAACGGGCAGGGAAATGGCTACAATGGAAACGGATATCGGAGCAGTAATTCCAACGGGCAGGCCAGCAAGTACAACTACGATTTCGAGTTCAATCTCCATCTGGATGATATGAACACCGAGCGTAGCTCCCTGCCAGCTCCGGCGCCCTACCATACGCGCACCATTCAGTTCGAGGATCAGCGGCGCGAGCACAGACACGAGCTGGGTGGAGGCCCAAGCGATCAGGATGTGCCAGATGGCGTGGTGAACCGCCGCTTGGCATCCACAGCTGTGGAACGCAATTATCACACAATTAACAGCATGGAACGACCTCCATTGGAGGCGACATACAAACGACAGTTGGAgccgcaactgcaactgggTGCTGTTTATGGTCAGAGCAACCTGGAGACACTCACGCGCACTCGTCGCGAGGtgtccacagccacaggcaggTCCacatcgccattgccatcgacatcgacatcgccaTCATCGCCCATCTATGCCACCAGCACAAAGAGAGTGAACAACCCAAATACCAATGGCTTTGGCTATGGCCAGACGACGCCTAGTCCCACAAGCAGGCCAGAAACGCCAGCCTTTCCGGTCACTCCTCGAACTCCATTTGGGGGTACGGTTGGTACGACGTTAACCCAGTTGGGAGCCGAGTCCATCTACCAGACGGCTcccaggcaaca CTCGCCACAAGAGCTGCCACTTTCGCCCATGGAGGTGGCCGCCGACTCTGTTCGATTTGCCCGCAGCTCCGCCAAGTTTTGGTACAAGGCCAGCCTGTCACGGGAGGATGCCATTGCTCTGCTGGCGTCGGCACAGCCCGGCACCTTCTTGGTGCGCGACTCCACCACGTACAAGAACGCCTATGGCCTCGTGGTAAGAGTGGCGCAGCCGCCGGCAGGTTCCCAGGAGCTGGTGCGTCACTTTCTCATCGAGCCCACTCGGGAGGGTGTGCGCTTGAAGGGCTGCGAGAATGAGCCCGTCTTCACCTCACTCTCGGCCCTGGTGTTCGAGCATTCCATCAACCGGTTGGCTCTACCCTGCCTGCTGCGCCTGCCGGAAGAAGATATAGTGCCGGGATTGGTGGCGACGCCGGcccagcagcatctgctgaCCCATGGAGCAGCCACCAATGTCCTGTGGCTGTACTCCTGCGACACAGAGTCGCTGACCGGCAACGAGGCCATCCGCAAGGCCATACGGCTGATGTACGCCCAGCAGAAGCTGCCCGAGCCCACTGAAGTCCATTTCAAAGTCACGTCGCAGGGCATCACCCTGACAGACAACACCCGCAAGAAGTTCTTCCGCAAGCACTACACGGCGGACGTAATCTCCCACTGCGCCATCGACCCCGAGAGCCGGATGTGGACCGGCGAGGGGCAGACGGAGAAGAAGACCATCTTCGCCTTCGTCGCGCGTCGCTCGCACAGCTCCAAGGATAACCAGTGCCATGTGTTCTGTGATCTGTCAGTTAGCCAGCCGGCGGCGGCGATTGTGTCCTTCGCCAATCGCACGCTTCCCACCGAAAAGCTGCGCAACTATGTCCTATAG
- the LOC117896711 gene encoding uroporphyrinogen-III synthase → MADRKKRSVPVILLKGRTADYEFSQALRQNNLNPIYIAPSQVVMKNLGLLKAKLEAPHRYAGIIFAGPRSVQAVYEALGNNGMMPSCWRALHNYALGGNTHNSAYMTLRNLPTLGDRAVSAHNLCDLIVETIGPKRDLPLLLPCGNEASNTLRVRLVAQGFRVDACEVYENQTHPNFKNEMKKALKSKNLETIVFYSLGSVKSASEFFNKYMVSVSDRKLIAVGAAVQKAMMEAKLPVSAVVDSNSVDQFIDAIKH, encoded by the coding sequence ATGGCCGATCGAAAAAAGCGATCAGTTCCTGTTATCCTATTGAAGGGACGTACCGCGGACTATGAATTTAGTCAAGCACTGCGTCAGAATAATTTGAATCCCATTTACATAGCGCCATCGCAAGTTGTTATGAAGAACTTGGGCTTATTGAAGGCCAAGCTTGAGGCGCCGCACAGATATGCCGGAATCATCTTCGCCGGACCGCGCAGCGTCCAGGCCGTGTACGAGGCATTGGGCAATAATGGTATGATGCCAAGTTGCTGGCGTGCCCTGCATAACTATGCCTTGGGCGGGAATACCCATAACAGTGCATACATGACTCTACGGAACTTGCCCACACTTGGGGATCGTGCGGTGAGTGCCCACAATCTGTGTGATCTCATTGTGGAGACCATTGGGCCTAAGAGAGACTTGCCACTGCTCCTGCCCTGTGGAAATGAGGCTAGTAATACGCTGCGAGTCCGTCTGGTCGCCCAAGGATTTCGTGTCGACGCCTGTGAGGTTTACGAAAATCAAACCCATCCGAATtttaaaaacgaaatgaaaaagGCCCTCAAGTCCAAAAACCTGGAGACTATAGTCTTTTACAGTCTCGGCAGTGTGAAGAGTGCCTCGGAGTTTTTCAACAAATATATGGTTTCTGTCAGCGACCGCAAACTGATTGCTGTTGGTGCCGCTGTTCAAAAGGCCATGATGGAGGCTAAGCTTCCTGTCAGCGCTGTAGTGGATTCCAATAGCGTGGATCAGTTCATAGACGCCATCAAACACtaa
- the LOC117897047 gene encoding acylphosphatase-2-like isoform X2, which translates to MASSTLAKSLFACDFEVFGRVQGVFFRKHTERQANRLGVRGWCMNTRKGTVKGQLEAPLPQLNEM; encoded by the exons atggCTTCATCAACTTTGGCCAAATCTCTGTTTGCCTGCGATTTCGAGGTGTTTGGACGTGTACAAG GTGTTTTCTTTCGCAAG CACACTGAGCGCCAGGCAAACAGACTGGGCGTTAGGGGTTGGTGCATGAACACCCGAAAGGGCACTGTTAAGGGACAATTGGAGGCACCGCTTCCCCAGCTAAACGAAATGTAA
- the LOC117897047 gene encoding acylphosphatase-2-like isoform X1: MASSTLAKSLFACDFEVFGRVQGVFFRKHTERQANRLGVRGWCMNTRKGTVKGQLEAPLPQLNEMKNWLETKGSPSSIIEKATFTAAKEIPDYTFNGFSIKR; this comes from the exons atggCTTCATCAACTTTGGCCAAATCTCTGTTTGCCTGCGATTTCGAGGTGTTTGGACGTGTACAAG GTGTTTTCTTTCGCAAG CACACTGAGCGCCAGGCAAACAGACTGGGCGTTAGGGGTTGGTGCATGAACACCCGAAAGGGCACTGTTAAGGGACAATTGGAGGCACCGCTTCCCCAGCTAAACGAAAT GAAAAATTGGCTGGAGACAAAAGGGAGTCCATCGTCCATTATCGAAAAGGCAACATTTACGGCGGCCAAGGAAATTCCCGACTATACTTTCAATGGCTTTTCCATCAAGCGCTAG
- the LOC117897235 gene encoding solute carrier family 22 member 3 isoform X2 — protein MSFIHPDVSLMGGAGNVHQSLEESPSEAPHIKSAPNDRVEIKIVMLKVQAESPLLPLKENDASVARVHNSSHISATRSPHEYTALASDSEPALTPTPTTATSRPNECRRRSSLTNCPAPIPASTEGSPPGEANNNNTSSSNHNTKEEFYTTLGSSTPSHKHQHTHEYKLYPNDTFAQLEGKAPKTSSKMQTKVDAVGRITGQWGKWQLRTVLLIFLCKIPSSWFMACIIFTAPAPRHGEFFCKPPNTVGAQNQTQWIKVSHPQKEETEDQEFNIDFCNVYQDAQEHAHHYYNYEHSEQEPRIWEKPLNRNSNVIPCTEFQHESSYHSVVTQYDLVCSRDILVSVTQFFHLFGVLTGGILANQLLKYFSPRNVMLFGMITQIFCGNLTGHVASYELHVFFRCLSAVCCAQMYTAGGMIMADITGGKYRTCVSTLFEQFWSIGVMMLPGVASFWSSWSHLYMAISWPTVILIYLWQWIPDSPRWLIARGRVQDAKKILLQCADVNGTRYSLPHDIDQQLELQAQTAMDAPPPSGWWSMWKGERAVRHIICVHLAWSLYIVVYYGMLLNIRSFSREHLYINTFFAGLSEMIGTFIGLFLIMKTTRKWLWTGLFNMVAGCIAYCGWLVPKPGVIPFDANVALLMCSAMVSKMAISTTLSILTTCTVELVSDDKKKITSFSTICWARFWLLGAPFIGSTIFLGQLVPQTAFASLAICGGICTSLISSPRTHPISRPASPTAQGAQNMASASQFTIIDGMDNKGYTPSSKPIISSNTIRKLTTPQSNLPPQLMPGIWTTKINEDGPPM, from the exons ATGAGTTTCATCCATCCCGACGTTAGTTTAATGGGAGGTGCTGGCAATGTGCACCAATCGCTGGAAGAGTCGCCTTCGGAGGCGCCTCATATTAAGAGTGCGCCAAACGATCGAGTGGAGATCAAGATTGTGATGCTGAAAGTGCAG GCAGAATCGCCTTTACTGCCCCTAAAGGAGAACGACGCATCAGTAGCTCGAGTCCATAATTCCTCGCACATATCAGCCACTAGGTCACCGCACGAGTACACCGCCTTGGCCAGCGATTCCGAGCCCGCCctcacgcccacacccactaCTGCCACGTCCAGGCCGAATGAGTGTCGACGTCGCAGCTCATTGACCAACTGTCCAGCACCCATACCCGCTTCCACCGAGGGCAGTCCACCAGGAgaggccaacaacaacaacaccagcagcagcaaccacaacacaAAGGAGGAATTTTACACGACTTTGGGCAGCAGCACGCCCAGCCACAAGCACCAGCACACGCACGAGTACAAGCTCTACCCCAACGACACGTTCGCCCAATTGGAGGGGAAGGCACCAAAGACAAGCAGCAAAATGCAGACCAAAGTGGACGCAGTGGGTCGCATCACGGGCCAGTGgggcaagtggcagctgcGCACAGTGCTGCTGATCTTCCTGTGTAAGATACCATCCTCGTGGTTCATGGCGTGCATTATCTTCACGGCTCCCGCACCCAGGCACGGAGAGTTCTTCTGCAAGCCCCCGAACACAGTGGGGGCCCAGAATCAGACGCAGTGGATCAAGGTTTCGCATCCGCAGAAGGAGGAGACCGAGGATCAGGAGTTCAACATTGACTTCTGCAATGTGTATCAGGATGCGCAGGAGCATGCCCATCACTACTACAACTACGAGCACAGCGAGCAGGAGCCTCGCATCTGGGAGAAGCCTCTCAATCGCAACTCCAATGTCATACCCTGCACGGAGTTCCAGCACGAGTCCAGCTACCACTCGGTGGTCACTCAATACGACCTAGTCTGTTCCCGGGACATTCTCGTCTCGGTCACGCAGTTCTTCCATCTGTTTGGTGTTCTAACCGGCGGTATCCTGGCGAATCAGCTCTTGAAATA CTTTAGTCCCCGAAATGTGATGCTATTCGGCATGATTACACAGATCTTTTGTGGCAATCTGACGGGTCATGTGGCTTCCTATGAGCTCCACGTGTTCTTCCGCTGCCTGTCCGCTGTCTGCTGTGCGCAGATGTACACCGCAGGGGGCATGATCATGGCCGATATAACGGGTGGCAAGTATCGCACTTGTGTCTCCACTCTCTTCGAGCAGTTCTGGTCCATTGGCGTGATGATGCTGCCGGGCGTGGCAAGCTTCTGGTCCAGCTGGTCGCATCTCTACATGGCCATCTCCTGGCCCACAGTGATACTGATTTACCTGTGGCA ATGGATCCCCGACTCCCCACGCTGGCTCATCGCTCGCGGTCGTGTGCAGGATGCCAAGAAGATCTTGCTGCAGTGCGCCGACGTCAATGGCACTCGCTACAGTCTTCCCCATGACATTGatcagcagctggagctgcaggccCAGACGGCCATGGATGCCCCACCGCCCAGTGGCTGGTGGTCCATGTGGAAGGGAGAGCGCGCCGTGCGTCACATTATCTGCGTACATCTGGCATGGTCCCTCTACATCGTCGTCTACTATGGAATGCTGCTGAATATCCGCTCCTTCAGTCGAGAGCATCTCTACATCAACACCTTCTTTGCGGGCTTGAGCGAGATGATAGGCACCTTTATCGGTCTCTTCCTGATCATGAAGACCACCAGGAAGTGGCTCTGGACGGGACTGTTCAACATGGTTGCCGGATGCATTGCCTACTGCGGTTGGCTAGTGCCCAAGCCGGGCGTCATTCCATTCGATGCCAATGTGGCGCTGCTCATGTGCTCCGCCATGGTCTCCAAGATGGCCATCTCCACCACACTCTCCATACTGACGACCTGCACCGTGGAGCTCGTGTCGGATGACAAGAAGAAGATCACCTCGTTCTCGACCATCTGTTGGGCCCGCTTCTGGCTGCTCGGTGCACCCTTTATTGGATCGACCATCTTCTTGGGCCAACTTGTGCCCCAGACAGCCTTCGCGTCCCTGGCCATTTGCGGTGGCATCTGCACCTCGCTGATCAGCAGCCCACGCACGCATCCCATCTCCAGGCCGGCTTCGCCGACCGCCCAGGGAGCCCAGAACATGGCCTCTGCCTCGCAGTTCACCATCATCGACGGCATGGACAACAAGGGCTATACGCCAAGCTCCAAGCCCATTATTTCTAGCAATACAATTAGGAAACTGACCACACCACAATCGAATCTACCTCCTCAACTAATGCCCGGGATTTGGACGACCAAAATAAACGAGGATGGCCCACCAATGTGA
- the LOC117897235 gene encoding solute carrier family 22 member 3 isoform X1: protein MLPDIGSSSGVNGNGSHHVGNGHGLVSGIHSSDSSSGIASGSASSEKLATRTDEASLDKGNDEGDADEDEDDDDDDDDEDEDEDETTAESPLLPLKENDASVARVHNSSHISATRSPHEYTALASDSEPALTPTPTTATSRPNECRRRSSLTNCPAPIPASTEGSPPGEANNNNTSSSNHNTKEEFYTTLGSSTPSHKHQHTHEYKLYPNDTFAQLEGKAPKTSSKMQTKVDAVGRITGQWGKWQLRTVLLIFLCKIPSSWFMACIIFTAPAPRHGEFFCKPPNTVGAQNQTQWIKVSHPQKEETEDQEFNIDFCNVYQDAQEHAHHYYNYEHSEQEPRIWEKPLNRNSNVIPCTEFQHESSYHSVVTQYDLVCSRDILVSVTQFFHLFGVLTGGILANQLLKYFSPRNVMLFGMITQIFCGNLTGHVASYELHVFFRCLSAVCCAQMYTAGGMIMADITGGKYRTCVSTLFEQFWSIGVMMLPGVASFWSSWSHLYMAISWPTVILIYLWQWIPDSPRWLIARGRVQDAKKILLQCADVNGTRYSLPHDIDQQLELQAQTAMDAPPPSGWWSMWKGERAVRHIICVHLAWSLYIVVYYGMLLNIRSFSREHLYINTFFAGLSEMIGTFIGLFLIMKTTRKWLWTGLFNMVAGCIAYCGWLVPKPGVIPFDANVALLMCSAMVSKMAISTTLSILTTCTVELVSDDKKKITSFSTICWARFWLLGAPFIGSTIFLGQLVPQTAFASLAICGGICTSLISSPRTHPISRPASPTAQGAQNMASASQFTIIDGMDNKGYTPSSKPIISSNTIRKLTTPQSNLPPQLMPGIWTTKINEDGPPM from the exons ATGCTCCCGGACATTGGCAGCAGTAGCGGCGTTAACGGTAATGGTAGCCATCATGTTGGCAATGGTCATGGCCTAGTCAGTGGCATCCACTCGAGCGACTCCTCCAGCGGCATCGCAAGCGGCAGTGCGAGCAGTGAAAAGTTGGCAACGCGCACAGATGAGGCGAGTCTCGATAAGGGAAACGATGAAGGAGACGCCGATgaggatgaagatgatgacgatgacgatgatgatgaagatgaggaTGAAGATGAAACTACG GCAGAATCGCCTTTACTGCCCCTAAAGGAGAACGACGCATCAGTAGCTCGAGTCCATAATTCCTCGCACATATCAGCCACTAGGTCACCGCACGAGTACACCGCCTTGGCCAGCGATTCCGAGCCCGCCctcacgcccacacccactaCTGCCACGTCCAGGCCGAATGAGTGTCGACGTCGCAGCTCATTGACCAACTGTCCAGCACCCATACCCGCTTCCACCGAGGGCAGTCCACCAGGAgaggccaacaacaacaacaccagcagcagcaaccacaacacaAAGGAGGAATTTTACACGACTTTGGGCAGCAGCACGCCCAGCCACAAGCACCAGCACACGCACGAGTACAAGCTCTACCCCAACGACACGTTCGCCCAATTGGAGGGGAAGGCACCAAAGACAAGCAGCAAAATGCAGACCAAAGTGGACGCAGTGGGTCGCATCACGGGCCAGTGgggcaagtggcagctgcGCACAGTGCTGCTGATCTTCCTGTGTAAGATACCATCCTCGTGGTTCATGGCGTGCATTATCTTCACGGCTCCCGCACCCAGGCACGGAGAGTTCTTCTGCAAGCCCCCGAACACAGTGGGGGCCCAGAATCAGACGCAGTGGATCAAGGTTTCGCATCCGCAGAAGGAGGAGACCGAGGATCAGGAGTTCAACATTGACTTCTGCAATGTGTATCAGGATGCGCAGGAGCATGCCCATCACTACTACAACTACGAGCACAGCGAGCAGGAGCCTCGCATCTGGGAGAAGCCTCTCAATCGCAACTCCAATGTCATACCCTGCACGGAGTTCCAGCACGAGTCCAGCTACCACTCGGTGGTCACTCAATACGACCTAGTCTGTTCCCGGGACATTCTCGTCTCGGTCACGCAGTTCTTCCATCTGTTTGGTGTTCTAACCGGCGGTATCCTGGCGAATCAGCTCTTGAAATA CTTTAGTCCCCGAAATGTGATGCTATTCGGCATGATTACACAGATCTTTTGTGGCAATCTGACGGGTCATGTGGCTTCCTATGAGCTCCACGTGTTCTTCCGCTGCCTGTCCGCTGTCTGCTGTGCGCAGATGTACACCGCAGGGGGCATGATCATGGCCGATATAACGGGTGGCAAGTATCGCACTTGTGTCTCCACTCTCTTCGAGCAGTTCTGGTCCATTGGCGTGATGATGCTGCCGGGCGTGGCAAGCTTCTGGTCCAGCTGGTCGCATCTCTACATGGCCATCTCCTGGCCCACAGTGATACTGATTTACCTGTGGCA ATGGATCCCCGACTCCCCACGCTGGCTCATCGCTCGCGGTCGTGTGCAGGATGCCAAGAAGATCTTGCTGCAGTGCGCCGACGTCAATGGCACTCGCTACAGTCTTCCCCATGACATTGatcagcagctggagctgcaggccCAGACGGCCATGGATGCCCCACCGCCCAGTGGCTGGTGGTCCATGTGGAAGGGAGAGCGCGCCGTGCGTCACATTATCTGCGTACATCTGGCATGGTCCCTCTACATCGTCGTCTACTATGGAATGCTGCTGAATATCCGCTCCTTCAGTCGAGAGCATCTCTACATCAACACCTTCTTTGCGGGCTTGAGCGAGATGATAGGCACCTTTATCGGTCTCTTCCTGATCATGAAGACCACCAGGAAGTGGCTCTGGACGGGACTGTTCAACATGGTTGCCGGATGCATTGCCTACTGCGGTTGGCTAGTGCCCAAGCCGGGCGTCATTCCATTCGATGCCAATGTGGCGCTGCTCATGTGCTCCGCCATGGTCTCCAAGATGGCCATCTCCACCACACTCTCCATACTGACGACCTGCACCGTGGAGCTCGTGTCGGATGACAAGAAGAAGATCACCTCGTTCTCGACCATCTGTTGGGCCCGCTTCTGGCTGCTCGGTGCACCCTTTATTGGATCGACCATCTTCTTGGGCCAACTTGTGCCCCAGACAGCCTTCGCGTCCCTGGCCATTTGCGGTGGCATCTGCACCTCGCTGATCAGCAGCCCACGCACGCATCCCATCTCCAGGCCGGCTTCGCCGACCGCCCAGGGAGCCCAGAACATGGCCTCTGCCTCGCAGTTCACCATCATCGACGGCATGGACAACAAGGGCTATACGCCAAGCTCCAAGCCCATTATTTCTAGCAATACAATTAGGAAACTGACCACACCACAATCGAATCTACCTCCTCAACTAATGCCCGGGATTTGGACGACCAAAATAAACGAGGATGGCCCACCAATGTGA